The Triticum aestivum cultivar Chinese Spring chromosome 4B, IWGSC CS RefSeq v2.1, whole genome shotgun sequence sequence ggaaccatcagtgactcctgagaaaggcttggtcggttgaagatgatcatatggcacttggagattgttgaatgtctcgacggacaggacgttgagtcctgctccgccatcgatgagggtcctggtgacttgcacattgctgatgactggggaacaaagcatcgggaggactccggccgttgctgcgcacttgagctgatccgctgagctgaacgtgatagcgcacgcagaccaccagagagggcgcgtggcctcaagcttggggaggactgcattcatctcgcgagcaaactgcttgaagatgcactgtgaggctggggcctgggcgcctcccaggatgcaagcgattgtgcgcggctcctgaaagcccccagcccccttgtcctgatgctggtcttcattcctccttggcggtggtggtagaggagggaggcctgcattgccatgccggcgatcctcatgaggctgatccctccaacctccctcgcgaggctggtcctgccagtggtcctcacgaggtcggtcacgccacccttggcgagggcctcggtcttcccatcgtcctccacctcttcctcctcctcggccatagccccgatcgttgtgctcggggcgtcggccaatgcgcccatctcgcacggccctaagctcttggcattcgttggtgttgtgggtgtggaggtcgtggtacatgtagtaccggctacccttggatgactcaggctgatccctgcctcgcttggtgtctggctctgctgcgagcacagcagctcccttgcgcttcacgtccttgaccttgggcttcttctcttctggcgCACTTCCTCAGCccaggcgcccttcctcagccctggcgcacttggtcgccaagttgaacagctccagggatgtgcacaggtcttcatggattgctatctcctctttcatcttgatgtcacgcacgccatcggagaaggctgagatgatggcttcctcagtcaccctagggatcttgaggcgagcgttgttgaagcgctggatgtacttctgcagggtctctcctggctgttgcttgatacggcgcaggtcactcatggccgggggccagtcgcgagtgccttggaagttggcggtgaagcgagtgcgcatctcgtcccaggaggagatcgtgccaggagccaggttcaggagccaggtgcgggcaccatccttgagcgccatgggaaaccaatttgccatgaccttttcgtacccgttggcggctttgatgcccagctcgtagagctgtaggaactccgcggggtctgcagtgccgtcgtagcgagggggcaggtccggcttgaacttgccgggctatgcgacgctacgcagctcggcggtgaaggcgcggcagcctgcagtggccaccggagctctctgctgatgcggggcttgctcctggggattcccgcgcaccgctgcctggagcagcgcggggtcttgacgtggtggtgcagggatgcggtcatggcgcactggcgccgggagcacgcgagcaccttcttggggacgagggatttcttggcacctcctttcttgtcgcgcgggcgccgaACGCGGGggggtctcgtcctggggccgcgcgccttggatctagggcgccttcttggggaggaggtggcggaggcacctcctgttCTGCGCCTCCTGcgtaggacggagggcgaggcagcaagagggacggcgcaggggagccccctgcggcattgacgagctcggtgatgcgggcgagccagtcatcatagaggtcgtcgacgggacggtagtgcaggagctcacgcgccaggattAGCGTAGCATGCGCGTCCGCGGGGGCGCGATGGGCGTGGGATgatgaaccggctggagtcagtgacggggtggcggtgcggccttcccgccgcaccgagggatgcagggacgaggcctgctgctcgttccccgccgggccggtggcggcgttggcggcaggcgatggggaacgacgggggcgtccgctgacgggcgccgtctgggcgacgcgggtggcgagagcagcccgacgctcggcgcgagcccggcaagcgtcagccatggatacgacggaagatcacacgcgaccagcggaagaaagattccggcgcacccctacctggcatgccaaatgtcggattttgggttccggcagacccttgaggttcgaactctggggtgcgcatgaatatCTTTCCCCTACCAGCGTACGTTTCGAAacctcgcaaggaatctaagctagaaaggagaacacacaagggacacgaggtttatactggttcaggccaccattgtggtgtaatatcctactccagtgtgtggtgtggtggattgcctcaagggctgatgatgaacaatacaaaggggaacaacctcacgaggggttgttcttgagctggtgcgataaattgcttgggtgagttcaatcgcttctctctctctctctctctctctctctctctctctctctctctgatcgatccaTCCCTTCGATCCATCCCCTtgccctgtggtggctagctctatttatagaggggggccctgggcctcttcccaaataatgagcgggaagggcgccaacaattgactattttgaaggggaacatctagtacacttatcctgactaaagttggtcttcgactgccaaagactctgacaatgatgccgtcctaggctccacgatgacctccgtcctaccgctctgctggtcttggtcttgttgcaccgaaacagtaacctttgcctgatgccttggcctgtgcttgccccctttgcaccaaaggggaaacaaggacactgcacaggccggcgcccgcctggcgcccgcctggtctcgatcgtcatggcttgcgtcacgggctcctcgcgaggtgcccttgccttgatctctccgcctcctcgcgagcctgcctggtgaggctgctcttgaggaagcttcctgtcgtctgccccgcgaggcttggcccctcgcgagggtcttgagcttgagctgatgaagctgggctgcactgggccttctcttgagccacgccgcaggccgcaggcaggcaagtctggggacccccgttcccagaacaccgacatacaCAAAGGAACTGTTAAGGGATCTCAACAACTTCTTCACCacttcatggtcggtgatgtctGTGGAACCAAGAGCTTGAAGATCATTGGAAATGTCAGTGAGACGGTCAAATGTTTGCTGGACATTCTCGTTGTGAAGCCTATTGAAGTGGTTGAGGAGATTCCGAATAACATCAATGCAAGAGTCACATTGAGTTGAAACTCCCTCGTTACCTTTGGAGAGGCGTTCCCAGATTAGCTTCGAGGtatccaaagcactcacgcggtcATACTATCCTTTGTTCAGACGACCAcaatgatgttcttcgcttgagagtccaACTGACTGAATCTCTTTCTGTTAACGGTAGTGACTCCTTCATGAATGTTGCGACTGACTGCTAAAAGTGCAAAttatcgaccagaggggggtgaTTGGGATATTTTAATAGATTCTTCAAAAATAGGTTTTTTTAAGAGCATCCATGTGATAAATAACCTAATAGAGAATTCACTATGCTATGCATGCGAATCAGAGTAGTGGCTAAGTCGCCATGACGAAATAGAACATGCATAATGAGTAGCATAACATGTAAGCATACAAACACAGAGATGAATGAGCTAAGTACAACAAGATTGAAGACAAACATAATGCAAAGTGAGTTGATGAAATTGTGAAAGTCTTTAGTAAAAGTCTTCAAGAGAAGGGAGATAAATTCTACAACACACATATGCGGAAATTAAAGagttgaagaaatagaactgcATTGCTCAAATAAGATAATGGATTTTTTTACCAGTTCCAGTTGCTGGGaaaactgtatgtctggttagggaggctcaAGATTTAACTCAGGAACACTTAGTCTTCAccctattccccttgagctaagctCACTTAGACCACGCCCAATCACTCGGCGTAAgtttcaaggtagacttccaaaaccttcacatAATCGTTCTATGGCACTCCTATTTCTTATTGGGTGCTTAGAAGATggtgcctaaccatctggaagatcacagtcttcaaaggtaacaagcgtcggatcacACATGACAAATTCTTTAgtaatgctcaatcactttggactCTGGTTGTTTGGCTTTTTCCTCACTTAGCATTCTCTCGAATTCGGAGGGTGGGTTGCTCTAATTGACACATGTCAATCAATCACTCAGAGCAGCCGACCAACAAATGGTTGTTGGGGGGTGACTATTTATAGCCTGGGgaaacccgacatgataagaccaTCATGCCCTTCAGACACGACCgttgtcaggataaggatccactcaaCAGGTGGCACTTactcagcaacggtcggatattttgaACACTCAATTTCCTCACGATAGTAGAGTCGCACTAGCGAGATCCTAACTCTTCAGTCAAACCAATTTCATcaacgaccagaagaacttcgtctctgtcgctGAAGAACTCGACTGCTCTGCAAGAGATTTCCAAAGTCTTCACTCAAAGAAATAGGTAAGTTTGggtttgagcatcacttcaaaAATAGGCCTATGTGTAACCTAGATCCCTTTGACAGTGCGGTGTTTCTTATGACTCAAATAAATAagaaagaaactatgaaaacaaagtcttcaagcttccAATTCTTCAATTCAATTTCTTTTAAGGGCGCATCAATTTCTTCAATGTAAacatatatttttaggggtcaacttccTTGGTTAAACCAAAATCTTCGGGGACTTTATCTCTTGTGTATGCTCATAAATACATTAGTCTCTTTACCCATTTGTCTTCAGTACTCCAAAACCGCTAAAGGGGCACTAGATACACTTACAGCTGCGAGGCTGCGTCGACAACCATGCGGTGTTGCGAGCTGGCCGATGGCCGTTGCGAGTGTGGCGAGCCAGTAGGAGTTTGATGTGAATGGAGGCATGAGACGCACCAGAGAGGCCGGGTGAGGACACACGAGCACGTCATTGTGGAAGGCGTCAGGATGAGAGGCGTACGAGAGGGGGGAAATGAGTGGACAAAGTAGCGATGACGTATAAGAGGAAAACTAATGGAGGGAGGGTGCGATGCTGATCCAACAACTGGGTGCAAGGTCATCTAATGGCCCACGAGCGGACTGATATGGCGCTTCAGCCAGTCTCAGCGCCGAGCGTTGGTATTTCGTAATTAAGTTTCTTGGGAAAAGCAGGTCAAACCGCTTTttcatgtgtatatatatatactaatttttaggtagtatgtaccattttttgagtatgcttatttttacgtataaatatgtacgtattttacaaatataacaaaaactatgggctcatatgcaattttttcatgtaacttgctttgaaatatcttagatataatatatgaacatatttaaaataataaaataatatgtATAGtatcacatggtagtatatgagacatgtggggtaactaccaccgggtggtaggacgGATTTtccctctatatatatatatatagaagggGTTTTCGCCCACCCCAACGTTTTACTAAAAAAAGCGAAGGCAAACCATCCAACACATAGACGATTCACACCTCTCGTCCACAATCGGATAGTAGTTGCACTTATTACAGGTAATGCGCACATAAGCGTTTAGCATAACGGAAAGGAAGGAATCAACACCGAGCTATGCGAAGAAACTCGCCACAATGATGGTCAAGTAGCTGAAGACACTCGAGAAGCCGTGTAGCTTGAGCACCGATGCACAACAGTCGAACCAGAGGACCTACCGAAGCCAGGATGCATTTCAGGCTTCGCCACCTTTGACCCCGAAAGATGATATTAATTCGCAAAAGCCATAAGCCTCACAAGGTAGCAACATGGAAGATAGTAATCACTTCAACTTTCTTTTCTTGTTTCCAGATAACAGCTAAATTAGAGAAAGAACAGGGTACAACAATACCAAGTTTATGAGCAATAGGTTCCCAGGTGTGCTTTGCAACAATGCAATCAAAGAATAAATATAGAATAGACTCAGGTTCACTACAAAAGGCACAAGATAGATCATCTACATGTCTGCGCTTAGCTAGATTATCTGGAGGGCTTATTACAGGTACATATGAATATTTGGAGGAACATTAATTTTTTCAAGTAGTACAAACTTTGAGATCAAATGGAATCCCACCAAAATTAACCATTTTGTAAAAgtaactactcccttcgtttcaaaatagATTACTCaagactttgtactaactttagtcaaagttgagtcatctattttggaacggaggaagtagaccAGAAGCTTCCAGCATCCACAAAGGGATATCTCTGTCTTCACACGATTTCACAGAATTCAATAAGGCTAGTGTAAATCAAACCATCTTCTAAAAGTCAGTTTTAAAACAGGGCAATTGATGCATCCTGTCGTTGACAAATGGACAATTGATCCCAAATTGGGTTTTAAGAGAATAGTCTCCCAACATTGTTTTTTTTTGTATAATTAATATATGAAAATGTTTTCTGTAAACTAGTTACACACATTCAGTTCAGAGATGCAGATTAGAGCTGAGTGATTTAGTCTAGGGAAACATTTGGTGTCAGAGAGAGCGATTTAGTTTCTATAGCATTTGGCGTCAGAACTGAATCTTGAAAGCACAAAGAAACAACAGCGGTTCACGCATCAGTACGCGCCGACCTATCTCCTAGATTATCAGTGGCGTACGCAACGAGATGCGATGCGATGAGCTTCTTTGGCCCCAACTTGCGCAAATCGATGGCTGATTCTCGCTACGGTTGCCGAGGTAGGAGGAGCTCCTCCGCTCCGACCTTCATGCTGGCGGTTGCCGCGACGAGCTTCACCATCTTGGCCGCGCCGTCGAGGACGGCGATCTCGACGATGAATGCACCGCACACGGGGCGGTGGTCGGAGAACTTGGACTCCCCGCGGACGTACGCCACCTGCACGATCCCGTCGCCGCGCCAAAGGATCCGGTCGCACCACGCCGGCGTCCTCCGCTTCGTCTTCTTCTTCGACGCCGCGCCGTCGTCGTCCTCGCCTACGTAGTAGCTGTCGGAGTTCCACGAGTACTTGTACGTCGGCGCGAAGGAGATGACGCCCTCGCTCCACCCGCGGAACACCCCGCCCTCCCTCTCCGTCTTGAGCTGATCCTTCTCGAACAGCGCCGCCCAATCGCCGGTGTCCACCAACTTCTTCGCCTCCGCGTAGCTCAGCGCGATCCGGTAATTCAGGTCGCCGAGCCAGATCACGCGACTGCACAAACCGAATTGCTCGAGATTAATGGCAGAATCCGATGCAAGAATCGAATCAGCGGTGATGAGAGACTGACGTACTCGTGGTCGAGGATTCGTTCCGGGATGCGCCGGCCGGAGCGCTTGCAGACGCGGCGGAACTGGGTGTTCTTGAGGATCTCGACGACGTCGGAGTTGCGGCGGAGCTCGTCGCCGTCCTTCTCGCCAGAGGCGAGGTGGCTGCACACGAAGCAGAGGGACGTCTGGTGCAGCGACATGCTCACGGAGATGCACCCTTTGTTGCCAAGGCGGCCCATGATGCCGCGGCCGACGCAGCTGAGCCGGACGTGGCCGATGTGCGCCACCAGCTCCCGCCGCGCCCACACCGTTGCGAAGAGACCCACCATCTGCTTGCACGCCACCAGGCAGTACCTCCTCTGCAGGTTCGCCGCCGCCGGCTGCAGCAACAGCGTGGCGTCGGACGCCATGGACGATGCCTCCCCACCGCCGTCCACGACGACGTCCATGTCCTCCTCGTCTGACGTCGTCGTGTCGCCCTCGACAGCATACCGGCGCCGGTTTTTGCTGCTGCCGCAGCGCATCATCAGGCAGGACGACGACGATTTGGAGTACGGCCGGCGCCGGGGCGGCCTCTCTGTGGGGCAAGTGCATGACTTGAGCCGGCGGCCGCGGGTGATGGCGGCGCGGCGAACCTCTCTGGGGGAGGACCCATTCTTATGAAACTGCGATGGGTCGAGCGGGCTGGAGCTCGCCGTGTGGAGTGCCGAAGCAGGAGAGGCGGACTGGCTGAAGGACCGGCTAGCCGGCGGCGACGACGAAGTCCGGTTGAGCGCCTGGTTGATGAGCGCGAGCCATCTCGACGCCGGCTCGTTGTCCTCGATCACAAGCACGTTCCCGGCGTTGAGAGGGACGACCTCTTGGAATCTGCATCACCATTGCAGCATATTAAGCTTTCGAGTAACTGAGATTAATTGCACTTGAAACTGATGGTACTACCAAAGCAATCTTGCCATGTATCCGGTGCAAATTCTGTGAAACTGAAACTTCAAAGTTCTTGAAACAATATCTACGAAATTGGTGAGATAATAAACGTTCACCGGGTTCTTCTCATTTCTCAGAATATTTCATATTTTCCATTGTTTAAAACTTCAAATACAATAGTGTCTATACTTGTTATCTGAAATTTCTGGAAGCAAAAAATTCAGAGGTAGCAACTGGTTGTGTTAGTTGAAACATAGCTTTCAGAAGAATAGCACCTTTCAAGCAAAAGAACCCCACAAGAAAACATGCCAATAATTTGCATAATACACACAGTTCAACAACAGGAGATGTGATGAAATTGTTTGTGGTGCAGAGGAACTGAAAGTGGCAATGTCTTCGTCTACGCAAACACGCAGAGCTCGTGTGTGTTAATGAATTGACAATGATGTGGCCCTAAATCAAAGCTGTCCAAGTCCAATGTTGTTCTCCATCTGACAAGAGATAGAAGATTGTGCAAAATTATGATATCTTGTAACATACCCTAGAACATAAACATCTGAATGGTCATCAGAAGGCAGGAAGTCATTCAGATTCAGCTCCATATCTGGAGTCTTTCCGGCGACGTTCCATGTTGCTGCAAATACCCTGTGAAACACAGACCACCCAAGGAGGAAAACTATCTGAATTTGATCGTCACACAGAAATACAAATTTATTTGCAGCGTGAAGTGTGCTGGTTGATAAAAAACTCGTGAGTGTACCTAAAAGACTCAATATGCGTGCTGGTTGATACAGGAGAACTGTAGTTGCTGAATTTTAGGCTTGTACTTTTGAagaaggatgaagatgatgctgaaGGCGAAGCCATCGGTGAGTGCTCTGGACTCTCTCTCAAATCAACTGAAAAAAAAATGCAAACACCGAATTACTTTAGCACCTTCACACAAAATTAGCATCTTGGATTGCTTTTTAGTCTTAACCAAAGATGAACTTTGCATGATAACCATGCCCCAGGTCAGGCTTCAACTTTCCACATCACACATGGGAATGGGTTGATCTTATCATGAATTGCAGAAGAGAGAAACACGGTGACTTTGCTTCATCGAAAAATGTAATAATGTTCTAAACTTGAGAACCTACCTGTAGTGTTCATAGAGTGCTCAGCACCGTACCTCGATGAAGAGTTCCTACCCTTCACAGTAGGAATCCTTCCAAAGGGAGACTGAAGAAGGAGAAGAGTTAAATTGAGTGATAATTATCTGGATTGATGGAACTTGCAGCCCATTCATCTACTGCATCAAATGAATAGACGTTACCTTCTTCCTCCTGTTGGTTTTCTGGTCCATTTTCTGAGCCCAGCTTCTTCTTCCAGCATCAAATGAATGGCTCATGTGCCAAAGCAATTACTTAGCAGAGGAGACCTAATCTAATTCCTGAAAAAGTGTTCCTAGAATAAGTCAGGCAGATGGAAATTTCCTTGTTTCCATGGTGAAACCAACAATCTAAGGCTTGTTCTTCTGAAACACAGCCACCAAAAGTTGTTCAAAGCCAAACTAAGAAACAGGACAAGCAACAACTGTCCAGGAGTATACTATTTAAATAGGACCAGCCTATCAGAAAAGAAAGGAACAAGCAAGGACTGATTTCAAAAAGGAGAACCCATTCCCTCAAATACCAAATATATTGGTAATTATTTGAGCATTCATAGACAAAACACCAAATGGAACAATCATACAAAATTGGTGTCGCGGTCGCTCAGACGATAGCAAAGCATGTGTACCCCACTTATAAGAAGGAAGAATCTATAccttgaaagaaagaaagaaatatgtTTATTTGAATAAAAATAAAGAAACAGGTGTCCTAGTCTTCTTTGATGCAATCAATTCAATGGAATAGTAGAAGTTGACCTGAAGAAATTTAAAGCAGCCATTGGAAGTTCCAACTGGGGCGATGCTAGTGCTGCTGCCACGGTCACGGCACAAAAACAAGTTTCAGAAAATTTCAACAAACCAATGATAACGAAAGGAAACCGCAGAAAGTAAACTCCTCAAAACAATGTGATATGGACATGACATGACTACCCGTGGAATTCACACATTTGTTAGCACACTAGCAATCATGTTGTAACAACCTGCATCCTGATTCCTCGCAAGAACTAAACCGCCGTTGCAAAGAAACTCTGATCATATATTTGGAATGGCAACCAAACGTATGAAGCCAAAAGGCCTAGCTACAAATGGAAAAAGAATTCCTTGAGACAAGATATCGCCTTTTTTTCGTCGAGAGAAGGGAAGTGTGTATGTGTGTAATAGGTCTTGTAAATTATGTTGGCAAGCTCAAGGTATAGAAGGCGATGGAGGTTGACCAGCCTTTTCCAAGTAATTAGGAAAAGTTCCAAATTGAATAGATTAACCAGCTCAAACCAAAGCTGTCATGAAACAGCATAGAGCTGTGTTTAACAGCTCTTTGGAACCATCCAGCAAGTGGTAAGGTGAGGCAGGCTCTAGGAACTGTAATAAACATAAAAATTGAAACTTTTGAGAAAAAAATGTTAGATAGTACAAGTGTACAACAGGAACAAACAAACGGAGTTGCACTTTTTAAATTCGTAACAGAGTGCGATATTTGGTATTATTGTCTGTCCAATTACACGCCAAAACCAAGAAGGGGGGGAAGGAGACCACACTGATTCCCCGAGGCAGCCGTTTTGGCCTTGGAAGCGTCCAAAGAAGAGGGGGGTCGATCGATGCCCCCAAGAGAACATAAATTAAAGTAAAGTATTCATAGAAAAATCGGTGAACTGCAGCATGCAGGAAGAGTTCAAAATGACAAGCGCGGATACCAAACCACAATTACGATTTACGAATGATCAAGTTCAATTCTCCACTGGATACCGCAGGAGTGTAGATGAGAACCGGATCAATACCACGGGACAAAGCATATACAGATGAAACAGAAGAAAAGAGGACAGGCttagccatggaggaggaagaaaAGAGGAGAAACCTTGGTGAATGAATGAGTGGCGATGACTCTCGTTCCATGGAATGGAATGGAAGCGCGCGGCGGGAAAGATGCCAAATGGACGCGGCCTAATAATACTACTAGGTAGGAGAAAGAGCAAGAGAGAACGTACGTTACTATTTTTGCAACGCGGTGGTGGCAGTCTGAGAAACCGCCGGCCGGCTGCCCGGCTGTGTGTCACCGGCGCGTCCTTCTCGTGATTGCCTTTGCCTGAGGCTGCCGGCGCAGACGTGCGGTTGACGAGGAACGGGAGGAAATGGTGGGGAGTGGGGGGACgtggaggggagggggcggcggttgGTCAGGTCAGATGAGGTCAAACCCAAACGGAGCCGTGGGAGGAAGAAGGGGGGCATTCCCTGTTACCCGCGCGCGCGTCGCCTTTTCCCCATGTTTCTGGAGGAGTAATTTGTCGCCGCGCGTCTTCTCTTCTCGGTTCCGTTCCACCGTAAAAATTGGCAAATTTTAGGTGTGGTCAGACATCAGATCTTGTTGTTCAGAACAGAGTCAAACATTTTCGGACCATTTTGGCCTCTTCTTTTCTGGACGAATAGTCAGAATCACATGACTAATTTTACACGTTCTTGGTTCAGAAAACTCCTAGTCTGACCTGTAATATGTGTGAAACAGAAAATATCGCAAACTGGAGTATCATACTAGTATATAGCAATCTAAAATCATCTGGCCGGTCTTAGCAAATCCGTCCCCTAAACGTCCTCAGACGCGCCTGGTTAGTATCCGGTCGTGTCCATATTAAGTCATATTTGTCCATACATAGTCatgcttttcattttctttcttagagcaactctagcagaccccgcaaaattcgacccgcaaaacgcgtttgcggtTTTACGAAGATGGCGTTTGCGGGTCAAAAACATGCGCGGCCGATCAGATACCGTATCTAAACCTGAATAAT is a genomic window containing:
- the LOC123091633 gene encoding type I inositol polyphosphate 5-phosphatase 10 codes for the protein MSHSFDAGRRSWAQKMDQKTNRRKKSPFGRIPTVKGRNSSSRYGAEHSMNTTVDLRESPEHSPMASPSASSSSFFKSTSLKFSNYSSPVSTSTHIESFRVFAATWNVAGKTPDMELNLNDFLPSDDHSDVYVLGFQEVVPLNAGNVLVIEDNEPASRWLALINQALNRTSSSPPASRSFSQSASPASALHTASSSPLDPSQFHKNGSSPREVRRAAITRGRRLKSCTCPTERPPRRRPYSKSSSSCLMMRCGSSKNRRRYAVEGDTTTSDEEDMDVVVDGGGEASSMASDATLLLQPAAANLQRRYCLVACKQMVGLFATVWARRELVAHIGHVRLSCVGRGIMGRLGNKGCISVSMSLHQTSLCFVCSHLASGEKDGDELRRNSDVVEILKNTQFRRVCKRSGRRIPERILDHDRVIWLGDLNYRIALSYAEAKKLVDTGDWAALFEKDQLKTEREGGVFRGWSEGVISFAPTYKYSWNSDSYYVGEDDDGAASKKKTKRRTPAWCDRILWRGDGIVQVAYVRGESKFSDHRPVCGAFIVEIAVLDGAAKMVKLVAATASMKVGAEELLLPRQP